In one Dunckerocampus dactyliophorus isolate RoL2022-P2 chromosome 9, RoL_Ddac_1.1, whole genome shotgun sequence genomic region, the following are encoded:
- the tns1b gene encoding tensin-1 isoform X9 produces MNREGPFRRRLSSLRGAWRWSTGYLFRKGSTKSSKSIESRRRPSRSVSLLQSLEDRYELDLIYITERIISVSFPGSVEEQSYASNLREVASMLRSKHGHNYLLFNLSEKRYDISQLNSKVLDFGWPDHHAPALDKICSICKAMDTWLSADSHNVVVIHNKGNRGRTGVVVAAYMHYSNISASADQALDRFAMKRFYEDKVLPVGQPSQRRYVEYFSGLLSGHIKINNKPLFLHHVIMHGIPNFESKGGCRPFLKIYQAMQPVYTSGIYNVQGDGQTSICITIEPGLLLKGDILLKCYHKRYCGPCRDVIFRVQFHTCAVHDLGIIFGKDELDETFKDERFPEYGKVEFIFSFGPEKMHGQGMDHLENGPSVSVDYNTQDPLIRWDSYENFNQNCEDTSEEVIHTQGPLDGSLYAKVRKKEFVDGRVTANGLPPTAIEHSLPAVDHALSVSSDSGNSTASIKTDRTDEMALLPQTTLVNQTNISTVEEIPQVLHHNQQPISPQEKQELEQLLGGLEGPVHRQGSLSSPNSAVGGILHLVPAEVHVNDHSNVDRETDILDDEMPTSQEGNSVDSLGTFSSTDGRATPADLYYQSESVISCQDHVPYLGSSVPEKPLETLEQQICISGKSATRSDSVPPSPMGHLNLYRSQSFGIEAQSMPQAPTRTTSSRDAVQRGLNIWQRFGVPEEPVTEGLMFGPPSSVTMIPIHQSLPQFPQHHSASQEEIEKSIETLNLLMLDLEPIRSVMPKSQSAPLRETSVVTTQPSVSQSQTSASYEVDAAVHSHSSGPMSGKTSHHSPTQVSPVKGSISEPAPVPDLKTFGTILSSQASPSTTTEIQLRPINIFPPGSLSQSTEAFEPQTSLSAASSSPALRDCEPDEVFNVEGLVAQRVAEYSARAQRVTPVISSQSEHSHSHSLPGVHSRAASLDEQIILPRRRITSDSQCLSSADDDPSPDVPVRSPIRCVSPEFVNAIAMNPGGRPKERHMHSYREAFEEMEGGPTSPTPTVGGEVLPRTPAFPISPQTPYFNLCRSPPGLAKTPLSALGLKPHNPAELHLNQTGSEPRSYVESVARSAVVGGEQPSTPPSLSPQGEITGKQKSPGSVSHALNSPLSSSRPIQNSQGDVALADTSFSTPSQPTTDSSFHTEAEVSAYPTPTPCYQPPTSTKSSHLDSIPPTSSFLGITNPVLSNFYPNTQPRSHVAADSSLSTWVEPSKTIVSQGGPQMQQRIDILSSTDNTVFQNNSSAYQEGSIGGQQTAPVNGRFETGVLRFNGSPILGRHQSQGSQINQVLNRQDSMGQESQRSPVLSRHPSLGQPMPSSPVLSRHPSISQSHGSPVLGRHPSMSQMSQRSPSLDRHPIHSGYTTPDERHGNLSRQSSSSGYQGPPTPSYPISPAAYQEGAMTGISLGFRQGSTTPVFQPQLPEKRRMSSGDRPNGSVSYSSLNGKMSTMSGGSTPNYFHTLSDFSRFNMPDGGAESRLNVKFVQDTSKVWYKPDISREQAISMLREKEPGAFVIRDSHSFKGAYGLAMKVASPPPSVHQSKKGDTTNELVRHFLIESSPKGVKLKGCPNEPYFGCLSALVYQHAITPLALPCKLLIPAADLLEKEPEVVKTNPLADRLKQGAACNVLYINSVDMESLTGPQAIAKALSETLAAASLPTATIVHFKVSSQGITLTDNQRKIFFRRHYPCNTVTFCDIDPQDRKWNKSEGGTAKLFGFVARKQGSTTDNVSHLFAEMEPDQPASAIVSFVCKMITSQKR; encoded by the exons CTCTTCAACCTGAGTGAGAAGCGTTATGACATAAGTCAACTTAACTCAAAG GTGTTGGACTTTGGCTGGCCTGACCATCATGCACCAGCTCTGGATAAAATCTGCAGCATCTGCAAAGCCATGGACACTTGGCTGAGTGCAGACAGCCACAATGTGGTCGTGATACACAATAAG GGCAACAGAGGCAGAACTGGCGTGGTAGTGGCTGCCTACATGCATTACAGCAATATATCTGCCAG TGCGGACCAAGCTCTGGACAGGTTCGCCATGAAGCGCTTCTATGAAGATAAAGTGCTTCCTGTAGGTCAACCCTCTCAGAGAAG GTATGTGGAGTACTTCAGTGGTTTGCTCAGTGGACACATCAAGATCAACAACaagcccttgtttcttcaccaTGTCATCATGCACGGGATTCCCAACTTTGAGTCGAAAGGAG gatGTCGTCCTTTCCTCAAAATATACCAGGCCATGCAGCCCGTCTACACATCTGGAATCTA TAATGTTCAAGGAGACGGTCAGACAAGTATTTGCATCACCATTGAACCCGGTCTGCTTCTGAAAGGGGACATTCTG CTCAAGTGCTACCACAAACGTTATTGTGGTCCGTGCCGAGATGTGATTTTCCGGGTGCAGTTTCACACGTGTGCTGTTCATGACCTGGGAATTATCTTTGGAAAAGACGAACTAGATGAGACGTTCAAAG ATGAGAGGTTTCCAGAATATGGGAAGGTGGagtttattttttcctttgGCCCAGAAAAAATGCA TGGTCAAGGTATGGATCACCTAGAGAATGGGCCGAGCGTCTCTGTGGATTACAACACACAAGATCCTCTGATTCGTTGGGACTCTTATGAGAACTTCAACCAGAATTGTGAGGACACTTCCGAAG AAGTCATCCATACCCAAGGACCTCTGGATGGGAGCCTCTATGCCAAAGTCCGCAAAAAAGAGTTTGTTGATGGGCGCGTGACAGCCAACGGGCTCCCACCCACTGCTATTGAACATTCCCTACCTGCAGTTGACCACGCCTTGTCAGTGAGCAGCGACTCTGGAAACTCAACAGCCTCCATTAAAACGGACCGAACTGATGAAATGGCATTACTCCCTCAGACCACTTTGGTGaaccaaacaaacatttccacAGTTGAGGAGATTCCCCAAGTGCTTCACCACAACCAGCAACCCATCAGCCCTCAAGAAAAGCAGGAGCTGGAGCAGCTCCTAGGTGGATTAGAGGGCCCCGTGCATCGTCAGGGCTCTCTCTCCTCCCCAAACTCTGCTGTTGGAGGGATACTTCACTTGGTCCCTGCCGAGGTCCATGTGAATGATCATAGTAATGTTGACCGTGAAACAGACATTTTAGATGATGAAATGCCCACCAGTCAAGAGGGCAACAGTGTGGACAGTTTGGGAACATTCTCCTCCACAGATGGCCGAGCCACACCGGCAGATCTTTACTACCAGTCTGAATCTGTCATCAGTTGCCAGGACCATGTGCCATACCTGGGGAGCAGTGTTCCAGAAAAGCCCCTGGAAACACTGGAACAGCAAATTTGCATATCAGGCAAAAGTGCTACTCGAAGTGATTCAGTCCCACCTTCTCCGATGGGTCATCTGAATCTGTACCGCTCACAGTCATTTGGTATAGAAGCACAATCTATGCCACAAGCTCCCACCCGGACCACTAGTAGCAGGGATGCCGTCCAACGTGGTCTCAATATTTGGCAGAGGTTTGGTGTACCTGAAGAGCCAGTCACAGAAGGACTCATGTTTGGGCCACCATCGTCTGTGACAATGATTCCCATTCACCAGAGTCTTCCACAGTTCCCTCAGCACCACAGTGCCTCACAAGAGGAGATTGAGAAATCAATAGAGACACTTAATCTCCTCATGTTGGACCTGGAACCTATCCGTTCTGTGATGCCAAAGTCCCAAAGTGCTCCTCTGAGAGAAACCAGTGTTGTGACCACACAGCCGTCCGTCTCTCAAAGTCAAACCAGTGCTTCCTATGAGGTGGATGCTGCTGTTCATTCTCATTCGTCCGGTCCAATGTCTGGAAAGACCAGTCATCATTCACCAACTCAGGTGTCACCTGTGAAAGGAAGTATTTCGGAGCCTGCACCTGTCCCTGacttaaaaacatttggaaccaTTCTTTCTTCTCAAGCTTCCCCGTCTACAACTACCGAGATCCAGCTCAGGCCAATCAACATCTTCCCACCAGGCTCATTGTCCCAGTCCACTGAGGCCTTTGAGCCTCAGACAAGCCTGAGTGCTGCGTCATCATCACCCGCTTTAAGGGATTGTGAACCTGATGAAGTATTCAATGTCGAAGGGCTGGTGGCTCAAAGAGTTGCTG AATACTCAGCTCGCGCCCAAAGGGTCACCCCAGTGATCTCTTCTCAGTCTGAGCACAGCCACTCTCACTCACTCCCGG GTGTCCATTCCCGTGCGGCATCTTTGGATGAGCAGATAATCCTTCCCCGTCGTCGAATCACAAGTGACAGCCAATGCTTGAGCAGTGCAGATGATGATCCCTCCCCTGATGTCCCAGTTCGCTCCCCGATCCGTTGCGTTTCTCCAGAGTTTGTCAACGCCATAGCGATGAACCCTGGTGGACGACCAAAGGAG AGACACATGCACAGCTACCGGGAAGCGTTTGAGGAGATGGAGGGTGGGCCAACGAGCCCGACCCCCACAGTCGGTGGTGAGGTGCTTCCCCGAACCCCTGCCTTCCCCATCTCGCCGCAAACCCCTTACTTCAACCTGT GTCGGTCACCTCCAGGTCTTGCTAAGACTCCACTTTCGGCCCTGGGATTAAAACCCCACAACCCAGCTGAACTTCACCTCAATCAAACTGGCTCAG AACCCAGAAGTTACGTAGAGTCCGTCGCAAGGTCAGCTGTAGTAGGCGGGGAGCAGCCCTCGACACCCCCAAGCCTGAGTCCACAAGGGGAGATTACAGGGAAACAGAAAAGTCCAGGTTCCGTCTCCCATGCCCTGAACTCACCGCTGTCCAGTAGTAGACCCATCCAGAACTCACAGGG GGATGTGGCCTTGGCAGACACCAGCTTTAGCACTCCATCCCAGCCCACTACTGATTCAAGTTTCCACACTGAGGCAGAAGTGAGCGCATACCCCACACCAACGCCCTGTTACCAGCCACCAACTTCTACCAAGTCTTCACATCTGGATTCCATTCCTCCAACATCGTCCTTCCTCGGGATTACTAATCCTGTTCTGTCTAATTTTTATCCTAACACCCAACCGAGGAGCCATGTGGCCGCAGATTCCAGTCTATCCACTTGGGTAGAGCCCTCTAAGACCATAGTCAGCCAGGGAGGTCCCCAAATGCAGCAACGGATAGATATCCTGAGCTCTACTGACAATACTGTGTTCCAGAACAACTCAAGTGCTTATCAGGAAGGGTCTATAGGGGGTCAGCAAACAGCACCAGTAAATGGCCGTTTTGAAACTGGTGTCCTGAGGTTTAATGGCAGTCCGATCCTTGGACGTCATCAGTCTCAGGGAAGTCAGATCAACCAAGTACTCAACAGACAGGACTCTATGGGGCAAGAGTCTCAACGAAGCCCAGTCCTAAGCAGACATCCGTCCCTGGGACAACCCATGCCGAGCAGTCCTGTGCTAAGCAGGCATCCATCTATTTCCCAATCCCATGGAAGTCCAGTGTTGGGGCGTCACCCTTCAATGTCACAGATGTCTCAAAGGAGTCCAAGTTTAGACCGACACCCCATACACAGTGGCTATACCACGCCCGATGAGAGGCATGGCAACCTGTCCAGACAGAGCAGTTCCTCTGGATACCAGGGACCGCCCACACCGTCTTACCCTATTTCACCTGCAGCCTACCAAGAGGGGGCGATGACGGGGATCAGTTTAGGGTTCCGACAGGGAAGTACAACCCCTGTTTTTCAGCCCCAGCTTCCGGAAAAGAGGCGCATGTCAAGCGGGGACAGACCAAATGGATCAGTGTCGTACAGCTCATTGAATGGAAAAATGTCAACAATGAGTGGCGGAAGTACTCCCAACTATTTTCACACCCTCTCTGACTTCTCAAGGTTTAACATGCCTG ATGGCGGCGCCGAGAGCAGGCTGAATGTTAAGTTTGTCCAAGATACATCAAAGGTCTGGTACAAGCCAGACATATCCAGAGAGCAAG CAATCAGCATGCTTCGAGAAAAGGAACCTGGTGCCTTTGTTATCCGGGACAGCCACTCATTCAAGGGGGCTTACGGCTTGGCTATGAAAGTTGCCTCACCCCCACCCTCAGTGCATCAAAGCAAGAAAG gTGATACCACCAATGAGCTGGTAAGGCATTTCCTGATTGAGAGCAGCCCAAAGGGCGTCAAACTGAAGGGTTGTCCCAATGAGCCATACTTTG gctgTCTGTCTGCTTTGGTGTACCAACATGCCATCACACCACTGGCCCTGCCCTGCAAACTACTCATTCCTGCAGCAG ATCTACTGGAGAAGGAGCCAGAAGTTGTAAAAACAAATCCGCTGGCTGACCGACTGAAACAAGGAGCAG CATGCAACGTACTCTACATAAACTCGGTGGACATGGAGTCTCTGACGGGCCCTCAGGCCATTGCGAAGGCCTTATCCGAGACACTGGCTGCTGCTTCTCTACCTACTGCCACCATTGTGCACTTCAAGGTGTCTTCACAAGGCATCACACTGACTGACAACCAGAGGAA GATTTTCTTCCGACGCCACTACCCCTGCAACACTGTCACATTCTGTGATATTGACCCTCAGGACAGAAA ATGGAACAAGTCAGAGGGAGGCACAGCCAA GCTGTTTGGTTTTGTGGCTCGTAAACAGGGAAGCACAACTGACAACGTGAGCCACCTCTTCGCCGAGATGGAGCCCGACCAGCCTGCCAGCGCCATCGTCAGTTTCGTCTGCAAGATGATCACGTCGCAAAAACGATGA
- the tns1b gene encoding tensin-1 isoform X7, translating to MSVLLPEELETLHSHTFREKTFKKAKHCSVCKQTFIHDGLICRVCRIACHKKCEPKVSSSCVPATNYELAPSSDLPLKHVDTMGSTKSSKSIESRRRPSRSVSLLQSLEDRYELDLIYITERIISVSFPGSVEEQSYASNLREVASMLRSKHGHNYLLFNLSEKRYDISQLNSKVLDFGWPDHHAPALDKICSICKAMDTWLSADSHNVVVIHNKGNRGRTGVVVAAYMHYSNISASADQALDRFAMKRFYEDKVLPVGQPSQRRYVEYFSGLLSGHIKINNKPLFLHHVIMHGIPNFESKGGCRPFLKIYQAMQPVYTSGIYNVQGDGQTSICITIEPGLLLKGDILLKCYHKRYCGPCRDVIFRVQFHTCAVHDLGIIFGKDELDETFKDERFPEYGKVEFIFSFGPEKMHGQGMDHLENGPSVSVDYNTQDPLIRWDSYENFNQNCEDTSEEVIHTQGPLDGSLYAKVRKKEFVDGRVTANGLPPTAIEHSLPAVDHALSVSSDSGNSTASIKTDRTDEMALLPQTTLVNQTNISTVEEIPQVLHHNQQPISPQEKQELEQLLGGLEGPVHRQGSLSSPNSAVGGILHLVPAEVHVNDHSNVDRETDILDDEMPTSQEGNSVDSLGTFSSTDGRATPADLYYQSESVISCQDHVPYLGSSVPEKPLETLEQQICISGKSATRSDSVPPSPMGHLNLYRSQSFGIEAQSMPQAPTRTTSSRDAVQRGLNIWQRFGVPEEPVTEGLMFGPPSSVTMIPIHQSLPQFPQHHSASQEEIEKSIETLNLLMLDLEPIRSVMPKSQSAPLRETSVVTTQPSVSQSQTSASYEVDAAVHSHSSGPMSGKTSHHSPTQVSPVKGSISEPAPVPDLKTFGTILSSQASPSTTTEIQLRPINIFPPGSLSQSTEAFEPQTSLSAASSSPALRDCEPDEVFNVEGLVAQRVAEYSARAQRVTPVISSQSEHSHSHSLPGVHSRAASLDEQIILPRRRITSDSQCLSSADDDPSPDVPVRSPIRCVSPEFVNAIAMNPGGRPKERHMHSYREAFEEMEGGPTSPTPTVGGEVLPRTPAFPISPQTPYFNLCRSPPGLAKTPLSALGLKPHNPAELHLNQTGSEPRSYVESVARSAVVGGEQPSTPPSLSPQGEITGKQKSPGSVSHALNSPLSSSRPIQNSQGDVALADTSFSTPSQPTTDSSFHTEAEVSAYPTPTPCYQPPTSTKSSHLDSIPPTSSFLGITNPVLSNFYPNTQPRSHVAADSSLSTWVEPSKTIVSQGGPQMQQRIDILSSTDNTVFQNNSSAYQEGSIGGQQTAPVNGRFETGVLRFNGSPILGRHQSQGSQINQVLNRQDSMGQESQRSPVLSRHPSLGQPMPSSPVLSRHPSISQSHGSPVLGRHPSMSQMSQRSPSLDRHPIHSGYTTPDERHGNLSRQSSSSGYQGPPTPSYPISPAAYQEGAMTGISLGFRQGSTTPVFQPQLPEKRRMSSGDRPNGSVSYSSLNGKMSTMSGGSTPNYFHTLSDFSRFNMPDGGAESRLNVKFVQDTSKVWYKPDISREQAISMLREKEPGAFVIRDSHSFKGAYGLAMKVASPPPSVHQSKKGDTTNELVRHFLIESSPKGVKLKGCPNEPYFGCLSALVYQHAITPLALPCKLLIPAADLLEKEPEVVKTNPLADRLKQGAACNVLYINSVDMESLTGPQAIAKALSETLAAASLPTATIVHFKVSSQGITLTDNQRKIFFRRHYPCNTVTFCDIDPQDRKWNKSEGGTAKLFGFVARKQGSTTDNVSHLFAEMEPDQPASAIVSFVCKMITSQKR from the exons CTCTTCAACCTGAGTGAGAAGCGTTATGACATAAGTCAACTTAACTCAAAG GTGTTGGACTTTGGCTGGCCTGACCATCATGCACCAGCTCTGGATAAAATCTGCAGCATCTGCAAAGCCATGGACACTTGGCTGAGTGCAGACAGCCACAATGTGGTCGTGATACACAATAAG GGCAACAGAGGCAGAACTGGCGTGGTAGTGGCTGCCTACATGCATTACAGCAATATATCTGCCAG TGCGGACCAAGCTCTGGACAGGTTCGCCATGAAGCGCTTCTATGAAGATAAAGTGCTTCCTGTAGGTCAACCCTCTCAGAGAAG GTATGTGGAGTACTTCAGTGGTTTGCTCAGTGGACACATCAAGATCAACAACaagcccttgtttcttcaccaTGTCATCATGCACGGGATTCCCAACTTTGAGTCGAAAGGAG gatGTCGTCCTTTCCTCAAAATATACCAGGCCATGCAGCCCGTCTACACATCTGGAATCTA TAATGTTCAAGGAGACGGTCAGACAAGTATTTGCATCACCATTGAACCCGGTCTGCTTCTGAAAGGGGACATTCTG CTCAAGTGCTACCACAAACGTTATTGTGGTCCGTGCCGAGATGTGATTTTCCGGGTGCAGTTTCACACGTGTGCTGTTCATGACCTGGGAATTATCTTTGGAAAAGACGAACTAGATGAGACGTTCAAAG ATGAGAGGTTTCCAGAATATGGGAAGGTGGagtttattttttcctttgGCCCAGAAAAAATGCA TGGTCAAGGTATGGATCACCTAGAGAATGGGCCGAGCGTCTCTGTGGATTACAACACACAAGATCCTCTGATTCGTTGGGACTCTTATGAGAACTTCAACCAGAATTGTGAGGACACTTCCGAAG AAGTCATCCATACCCAAGGACCTCTGGATGGGAGCCTCTATGCCAAAGTCCGCAAAAAAGAGTTTGTTGATGGGCGCGTGACAGCCAACGGGCTCCCACCCACTGCTATTGAACATTCCCTACCTGCAGTTGACCACGCCTTGTCAGTGAGCAGCGACTCTGGAAACTCAACAGCCTCCATTAAAACGGACCGAACTGATGAAATGGCATTACTCCCTCAGACCACTTTGGTGaaccaaacaaacatttccacAGTTGAGGAGATTCCCCAAGTGCTTCACCACAACCAGCAACCCATCAGCCCTCAAGAAAAGCAGGAGCTGGAGCAGCTCCTAGGTGGATTAGAGGGCCCCGTGCATCGTCAGGGCTCTCTCTCCTCCCCAAACTCTGCTGTTGGAGGGATACTTCACTTGGTCCCTGCCGAGGTCCATGTGAATGATCATAGTAATGTTGACCGTGAAACAGACATTTTAGATGATGAAATGCCCACCAGTCAAGAGGGCAACAGTGTGGACAGTTTGGGAACATTCTCCTCCACAGATGGCCGAGCCACACCGGCAGATCTTTACTACCAGTCTGAATCTGTCATCAGTTGCCAGGACCATGTGCCATACCTGGGGAGCAGTGTTCCAGAAAAGCCCCTGGAAACACTGGAACAGCAAATTTGCATATCAGGCAAAAGTGCTACTCGAAGTGATTCAGTCCCACCTTCTCCGATGGGTCATCTGAATCTGTACCGCTCACAGTCATTTGGTATAGAAGCACAATCTATGCCACAAGCTCCCACCCGGACCACTAGTAGCAGGGATGCCGTCCAACGTGGTCTCAATATTTGGCAGAGGTTTGGTGTACCTGAAGAGCCAGTCACAGAAGGACTCATGTTTGGGCCACCATCGTCTGTGACAATGATTCCCATTCACCAGAGTCTTCCACAGTTCCCTCAGCACCACAGTGCCTCACAAGAGGAGATTGAGAAATCAATAGAGACACTTAATCTCCTCATGTTGGACCTGGAACCTATCCGTTCTGTGATGCCAAAGTCCCAAAGTGCTCCTCTGAGAGAAACCAGTGTTGTGACCACACAGCCGTCCGTCTCTCAAAGTCAAACCAGTGCTTCCTATGAGGTGGATGCTGCTGTTCATTCTCATTCGTCCGGTCCAATGTCTGGAAAGACCAGTCATCATTCACCAACTCAGGTGTCACCTGTGAAAGGAAGTATTTCGGAGCCTGCACCTGTCCCTGacttaaaaacatttggaaccaTTCTTTCTTCTCAAGCTTCCCCGTCTACAACTACCGAGATCCAGCTCAGGCCAATCAACATCTTCCCACCAGGCTCATTGTCCCAGTCCACTGAGGCCTTTGAGCCTCAGACAAGCCTGAGTGCTGCGTCATCATCACCCGCTTTAAGGGATTGTGAACCTGATGAAGTATTCAATGTCGAAGGGCTGGTGGCTCAAAGAGTTGCTG AATACTCAGCTCGCGCCCAAAGGGTCACCCCAGTGATCTCTTCTCAGTCTGAGCACAGCCACTCTCACTCACTCCCGG GTGTCCATTCCCGTGCGGCATCTTTGGATGAGCAGATAATCCTTCCCCGTCGTCGAATCACAAGTGACAGCCAATGCTTGAGCAGTGCAGATGATGATCCCTCCCCTGATGTCCCAGTTCGCTCCCCGATCCGTTGCGTTTCTCCAGAGTTTGTCAACGCCATAGCGATGAACCCTGGTGGACGACCAAAGGAG AGACACATGCACAGCTACCGGGAAGCGTTTGAGGAGATGGAGGGTGGGCCAACGAGCCCGACCCCCACAGTCGGTGGTGAGGTGCTTCCCCGAACCCCTGCCTTCCCCATCTCGCCGCAAACCCCTTACTTCAACCTGT GTCGGTCACCTCCAGGTCTTGCTAAGACTCCACTTTCGGCCCTGGGATTAAAACCCCACAACCCAGCTGAACTTCACCTCAATCAAACTGGCTCAG AACCCAGAAGTTACGTAGAGTCCGTCGCAAGGTCAGCTGTAGTAGGCGGGGAGCAGCCCTCGACACCCCCAAGCCTGAGTCCACAAGGGGAGATTACAGGGAAACAGAAAAGTCCAGGTTCCGTCTCCCATGCCCTGAACTCACCGCTGTCCAGTAGTAGACCCATCCAGAACTCACAGGG GGATGTGGCCTTGGCAGACACCAGCTTTAGCACTCCATCCCAGCCCACTACTGATTCAAGTTTCCACACTGAGGCAGAAGTGAGCGCATACCCCACACCAACGCCCTGTTACCAGCCACCAACTTCTACCAAGTCTTCACATCTGGATTCCATTCCTCCAACATCGTCCTTCCTCGGGATTACTAATCCTGTTCTGTCTAATTTTTATCCTAACACCCAACCGAGGAGCCATGTGGCCGCAGATTCCAGTCTATCCACTTGGGTAGAGCCCTCTAAGACCATAGTCAGCCAGGGAGGTCCCCAAATGCAGCAACGGATAGATATCCTGAGCTCTACTGACAATACTGTGTTCCAGAACAACTCAAGTGCTTATCAGGAAGGGTCTATAGGGGGTCAGCAAACAGCACCAGTAAATGGCCGTTTTGAAACTGGTGTCCTGAGGTTTAATGGCAGTCCGATCCTTGGACGTCATCAGTCTCAGGGAAGTCAGATCAACCAAGTACTCAACAGACAGGACTCTATGGGGCAAGAGTCTCAACGAAGCCCAGTCCTAAGCAGACATCCGTCCCTGGGACAACCCATGCCGAGCAGTCCTGTGCTAAGCAGGCATCCATCTATTTCCCAATCCCATGGAAGTCCAGTGTTGGGGCGTCACCCTTCAATGTCACAGATGTCTCAAAGGAGTCCAAGTTTAGACCGACACCCCATACACAGTGGCTATACCACGCCCGATGAGAGGCATGGCAACCTGTCCAGACAGAGCAGTTCCTCTGGATACCAGGGACCGCCCACACCGTCTTACCCTATTTCACCTGCAGCCTACCAAGAGGGGGCGATGACGGGGATCAGTTTAGGGTTCCGACAGGGAAGTACAACCCCTGTTTTTCAGCCCCAGCTTCCGGAAAAGAGGCGCATGTCAAGCGGGGACAGACCAAATGGATCAGTGTCGTACAGCTCATTGAATGGAAAAATGTCAACAATGAGTGGCGGAAGTACTCCCAACTATTTTCACACCCTCTCTGACTTCTCAAGGTTTAACATGCCTG ATGGCGGCGCCGAGAGCAGGCTGAATGTTAAGTTTGTCCAAGATACATCAAAGGTCTGGTACAAGCCAGACATATCCAGAGAGCAAG CAATCAGCATGCTTCGAGAAAAGGAACCTGGTGCCTTTGTTATCCGGGACAGCCACTCATTCAAGGGGGCTTACGGCTTGGCTATGAAAGTTGCCTCACCCCCACCCTCAGTGCATCAAAGCAAGAAAG gTGATACCACCAATGAGCTGGTAAGGCATTTCCTGATTGAGAGCAGCCCAAAGGGCGTCAAACTGAAGGGTTGTCCCAATGAGCCATACTTTG gctgTCTGTCTGCTTTGGTGTACCAACATGCCATCACACCACTGGCCCTGCCCTGCAAACTACTCATTCCTGCAGCAG ATCTACTGGAGAAGGAGCCAGAAGTTGTAAAAACAAATCCGCTGGCTGACCGACTGAAACAAGGAGCAG CATGCAACGTACTCTACATAAACTCGGTGGACATGGAGTCTCTGACGGGCCCTCAGGCCATTGCGAAGGCCTTATCCGAGACACTGGCTGCTGCTTCTCTACCTACTGCCACCATTGTGCACTTCAAGGTGTCTTCACAAGGCATCACACTGACTGACAACCAGAGGAA GATTTTCTTCCGACGCCACTACCCCTGCAACACTGTCACATTCTGTGATATTGACCCTCAGGACAGAAA ATGGAACAAGTCAGAGGGAGGCACAGCCAA GCTGTTTGGTTTTGTGGCTCGTAAACAGGGAAGCACAACTGACAACGTGAGCCACCTCTTCGCCGAGATGGAGCCCGACCAGCCTGCCAGCGCCATCGTCAGTTTCGTCTGCAAGATGATCACGTCGCAAAAACGATGA